A DNA window from Hordeum vulgare subsp. vulgare chromosome 1H, MorexV3_pseudomolecules_assembly, whole genome shotgun sequence contains the following coding sequences:
- the LOC123402135 gene encoding gibberellin 2-beta-dioxygenase 3-like, with amino-acid sequence MDGDKELERSPVVQVGDVSMRSPLIPCLFYIRSSSVLFCSCSCSASLDIRNCTAPLHSGAPRDRPLVTVAITVPISVDTIPLLKCVNAATAAVPSVDLSAPGAAAAVADACRAVGFFRATNHGVPAALTDALEERAASFFALPHKDKMDASARPFGYGSKNIGCNGDVGWLEYILLSVRSGSVAAASLPPSLRAALEEYTDAVREVGARVLELMADGLGVAEEHRGVLRRMVAPDDAGGADEMVRVNHYPPCPSSLAAGQRGVTGFGEHTDPQIISVLRSNRTAGFQIMLPDGRWVPVAPDTDSLFVNVGDSLQVLTNGRFRSVKHRVVAPTEGQQPRLSVIYFGGPAPTQRIAPLPELMREGEQSLYRDFTWAEYKKAAYKSRLGDHRLGPFELPAAATAQESTTKADHYCSSNAAVQAPAAAPHVARVH; translated from the exons ATGGACGGAGATAAAGAACTGGAGAGGTCGCCGGTTGTACAAGTCGGCGATGTGTCGATG CGTTCGCCGCTCATCCCCTGTCTCTTCTACATACGCAGCTCCTCTGTTCTcttctgctcctgctcctgctctgctTCACTAGACATCAGGAACTGCACTGCTCCACTACATAGCGGTGCTCCGCGAGATCGTCCGCTCGTCACGGTGGCGATCACGGTGCCCATCTCGGTGGACACGATCCCGCTGCTGAAATGCGTGaatgcggcgacggcggcggtccCCAGCGTCGACCTGTCGGCGCCGGGCGCTGCGGCGGCCGTGGCGGACGCGTGCCGCGCCGTGGGCTTCTTCAGGGCGACCAACCACGGCGTGCCGGCCGCCCTCACGGACGCGCTGGAGGAACGCGCCGCGTCCTTCTTCGCGCTACCGCACAAGGACAAGATGGACGCGTCGGCGCGGCCCTTCGGCTACGGCAGCAAGAACATCGGCTGCAACGGCGACGTGGGCTGGCTCGAGTACATCCTCCTATCCGTCCGTTCCGGCTCCGTCGCGGCCGCCTCCCTGCCGCCGTCGCTCCGGGCTGCGCTTGAGGAGTACACCGACGCGGTTCGCGAGGTGGGAGCGCGGGTGCTGGAGCTCATGGCGGACGGGCTCGGCGTCGCGGAGGAGCACCGCGGCGTGCTGCGGCGGATGGTTGCGCCGGACGATGCCGGAGGGGCTGACGAGATGGTCCGCGTGAACCACTACCCGCCGTGTCCCTCGTCCCTGGCGGCGGGGCAGCGCGGCGTTACGGGGTTCGGGGAGCATACGGACCCGCAGATCATCTCCGTGCTCCGGTCCAACCGCACCgccgggttccagatcatgctcCCAGACGGCCGCTGGGTCCCCGTGGCCCCCGACACTGATTCCCTCTTCGTCAACGTCGGGGACTCCCTCCAG GTGCTGACGAACGGGCGGTTCCGGAGCGTGAAGCACCGGGTGGTGGCGCCGACGGAGGGGCAGCAGCCGCGGCTGTCGGTGATCTACTTCGGCGGGCCGGCGCCGACGCAGCGGATCGCGCCGCTGCCGGAGCTGATGCGGGAAGGGGAGCAGAGCCTGTACAGGGACTTCACCTGGGCCGAGTACAAGAAGGCCGCCTACAAGTCCCGCCTCGGCGACCACCGCCTAGGCCCATTCGAGCTACCCGCCGCAGCCACCGCCCAAGAATCCACTACCAAGGCGGACCACTACTGCAGCAGTAACGCTGCCGtccaggcgccggcggcggcgccTCACGTCGCACGAGTGCATTAG